In Cicer arietinum cultivar CDC Frontier isolate Library 1 chromosome 7, Cicar.CDCFrontier_v2.0, whole genome shotgun sequence, a single window of DNA contains:
- the LOC101494409 gene encoding probable xyloglucan galactosyltransferase GT19, with product MASQSQIYISILTLFLLINQTTSEQIENSESTETENENECEQRWIYIRKLPPRFNLDLLSNCSEYTFVDDLCPFLANHGLGQKTHNRSHSWYRTDPSMLELIFHRRMLEYPCLTEDPNTADAIYLPYYAGFDALRYFYGPDYNSSEEHGVQLFHFLQNENPSIWNRHSGHDHFLVMARPAWDFSQPLDTDPHLWGTSFLELPYFFNVTALTLEARAWPWQEHAVPYPTSFHPPNLALLDSWIQRVRRSKRSSLALFAGGGGFSATPNIRRSIRIECENSTENVNSFGYEKLCDTVDCSNGVCEHDPIRFMKPMMGSNFCLQPPGDTPTRRSTFDAILAGCIPVFFEDLSAKFQYSWHLPENEFDGFSVTIPKEDVVFRGLKILDVLERIPRARVRRMREKVLELIPRVVYRKHNSSPGLRTKKDAFDLTIDGTLDKIRFRLQEPDLVM from the coding sequence ATGGCATCACAATCCCAAATCTACATCTCCATCCTAACCCTCTTCCTCCTCATAAACCAAACCACATCCGAACAAATCGAGAATTCAGAATCAACAGAAACAGAAAACGAAAACGAATGCGAACAACGTTGGATCTACATAAGAAAATTACCACCAAGGTTCAACCTAGATCTACTATCAAATTGTTCAGAATACACATTTGTAGATGACCTATGTCCTTTCTTAGCAAACCATGGGCTGGGCCAAAAAACCCATAACCGTTCCCATAGTTGGTACCGAACAGACCCATCCATGCTTGAACTAATATTCCATCGGCGCATGTTAGAATACCCATGCCTCACCGAAGATCCAAATACCGCAGACGCAATCTATCTACCTTATTACGCTGGATTCGATGCTCTTCGTTATTTCTACGGTCCAGATTATAATTCAAGCGAAGAACACGGTGTTcaactttttcattttctacAGAATGAAAACCCTTCGATTTGGAACCGTCATTCGGGTCACGATCATTTTTTGGTTATGGCCCGACCCGCTTGGGATTTTTCTCAGCCGTTGGATACCGATCCTCATCTTTGGGGAACTTCGTTTCTTGAGTTACCTTATTTCTTCAACGTAACCGCATTGACTCTTGAGGCACGTGCTTGGCCTTGGCAAGAACACGCCGTTCCTTATCCGACGTCGTTTCATCCACCGAATCTCGCTTTGTTGGATTCGTGGATTCAACGCGTTCGTCGTTCGAAGCGTTCTTCTCTTGCTCTTTTTGCCGGCGGTGGTGGTTTCTCCGCCACGCCGAATATTCGCCGGAGTATAAGAATAGAGTGTGAAAACAGCACTGAGAATGTGAATTCGTTTGGTTATGAAAAGCTTTGTGATACTGTTGATTGTTCCAATGGTGTTTGTGAACATGACCCAATTAGGTTTATGAAACCAATGATGGGGTCGAATTTCTGTCTGCAACCACCAGGGGATACTCCTACTCGTAGATCGACTTTCGATGCTATTCTTGCCGGTTGTATACCTGTGTTTTTCGAGGATCTTTCGGCAAAATTTCAGTATTCATGGCATTTGCCTGAGAATGAATTTGATGGTTTTTCTGTTACTATACCGAAAGAGGACGTTGTGTTTAGGGGTTTGAAGATTCTTGATGTGTTGGAGAGAATACCTAGGGCTAGAGTTAGGAGAATGAGGGAGAAAGTTTTGGAGTTGATTCCGAGAGTTGTGTATAGGAAGCACAATAGTTCTCCTGGTTTGAGAACTAAGAAAGATGCATTTGATTTAACAATTGATGGTACTTTGGATAAGATAAGATTCAGGCTTCAGGAACCTGATTTGGTTATGTAA
- the LOC101499109 gene encoding heavy metal-associated isoprenylated plant protein 35-like, protein MISTEAGVCSFVIVTLYFACFLCSPHTQHHYHFSLMDTTSQPFKFQTWFLKVSIHCEGCKRKVKKVLQSIDGVFTTTIDPQQQKVTVTGNVGVEILIKKLAKAGKYAEVLPENLSGKEKDSNKGKKNKKSEQRDQETVKKQNHSSAKNRGIENAEKCKGENKSSNNTKKGDGSPEKSPAGGKLPETGNVGGGGDSGKKKKMKKAESGGGSGTVTGSNGLSLGCTGAPAHSGSEYQYPGQVVGQVNLSPTRQQSYMYPETCYPPLVQYATYNRLCPMGTMGGPSYYVPPLPYMCAGFDRDPYQFQSTPLIPFEIFSDENANGCFVM, encoded by the exons atgatatCAACAGAAGCAGGAGTGTGTTCTTTTGTCATTGTCACATTATACTTCGCCTGCTTCCTTTGCTCCCCCCACACACAG CATCACTACCACTTCTCTCTAATGGATACTACCTCACAACCATTCAAGTTTCAG ACATGGTTCTTGAAAGTTTCTATCCACTGTGAAGGTTGCAAGAGGAAAGTAAAGAAAGTTCTACAAAGCATTGATG GTGTTTTTACTACAACAATCGATCCACAACAGCAGAAAGTAACGGTAACTGGAAATGTTGGTGTTGAGATTCTGATAAAGAAACTTGCCAAAGCTGGAAAATATGCTGAAGTTTTGCCGGAGAATCTCTCCGGCAAAGAAAAGGACTCAAACAAAGGTAAGAAGAATAAGAAAAGTGAACAAAGGGATCAAGAAACTGTGAAAAAGCAAAACCACTCTTCTGCAAAAAACAGAGGAATTGAAAATGCTGAAAAATGCAAAGGTGAAAACAAGAGTAGCAACAACACAAAAAAAGGTGATGGGTCGCCGGAGAAGTCTCCGGCAGGTGGTAAGTTACCGGAAACGGGAAATGTAGGTGGTGGAGGGGATTCTGGTAagaagaaaaagatgaagaaaGCTGAGAGTGGTGGTGGAAGTGGAACTGTAACCGGAAGTAATGGGTTGAGTTTAGGATGTACCGGTGCACCTGCACACAGTGGATCAGAATATCAGTATCCTGGTCAGGTTGTGGGGCAAGTGAATCTGAGCCCTACACGTCAGCAATCGTACATGTATCCAGAGACATGTTATCCTCCTTTGGTACAATATGCTACTTACAACAGATTATGTCCCATGGGAACAATGGGTGGTCCTTCTTACTATGTTCCACCATTACCCTACATGTGTGCAGGCTTTGATCGTGACCCTTATCAGTTTCAATCAACACCGTTGATTCCTTTTGAGATCTTTAGTGATGAAAATGCTAATGGGTGTTTTGTTATGTGA